CAATCGACGCGCTGGCTCGAGCGGCAATTGAACGATCCGTACGTCAAGCGCGCCAAGGCCGATGGTTATCGCAGCCGCGCGGCGTACAAGCTGATCGAGCTCGACGAGCGTTTCGGCTTCATCAAGGGCAAAAGGCGCGTCGTCGATCTCGGTATCGCGCCGGGTGGATGGAGCCAGGTGGTCGGGCGGCAGAATCCCAAGGCGGCGATCGTCGGCATCGATCTGTTGCCGGTCGATCCGATCGACAATGTCGTCATCCTGCAAATGGATTTCATGGCCGACGCCGCGCCCGCGAAACTGATCGAAGAACTGGGCGGCGCGCCCGATCTCGTCCTGTCGGATATGGCAGCGAACACAGTCGGCCATCCGCAGACCGATGCGTTGCGTACCATGGCGCTGGTCGAGGCGGGGCTGGCCTTCGCGATCGAGACGCTCGAACCGAACGGCGCGTTCATCGGAAAGGTGTTTGCGGGCGGCGCGGATGCCGCGCTGGTCGCCGAGATGAAGCGCAATTTCGCCACCGTGAAACATGCCAAGCCACCGGCGAGCCGCAAGGGATCGTCGGAATGGTATGTCGTGGCGCAGGGGTTCAAGGGGCGGCGGGACAAGGTCGCAGACGAGTAACGACTATCGGTGTTCGCTCTGCACTTGTCGAAGAGCCTGTTCGAACATCCGATCGCAGATATGGGACACCCTATTGTGTCACGTTTCTGCGCGCCGACGATATGCCACAAAGGGTGTCCCATATCTCTCTGCCCCGCACGGCTTGTCGATGAATCACGCCGGACACAAAAAAGCCCG
This portion of the Sphingomonas sp. So64.6b genome encodes:
- a CDS encoding RlmE family RNA methyltransferase; protein product: MSKDGGGLRVRVKTARKRTPQSTRWLERQLNDPYVKRAKADGYRSRAAYKLIELDERFGFIKGKRRVVDLGIAPGGWSQVVGRQNPKAAIVGIDLLPVDPIDNVVILQMDFMADAAPAKLIEELGGAPDLVLSDMAANTVGHPQTDALRTMALVEAGLAFAIETLEPNGAFIGKVFAGGADAALVAEMKRNFATVKHAKPPASRKGSSEWYVVAQGFKGRRDKVADE